Within Mycobacterium heckeshornense, the genomic segment CGGGGTCAGCCGCTTGAGCTGCTGCGCAGCTGTTGCATCGCCGATCCGCCGGCGCTGCGCCGCGGCGCCTGCTGAGGGCCAGTGGGCTGCTGCGCCGCGGCTTGCTGGGAGGCCGCAGCCTCACGTAGCTGCGCTGCCATCGGCTCGGGCAGCTGAATCGGCAACGGCGTGCGTACCGGCAGCGGGGTGTTGCCACGGCGAACCACCGTGTCCGCCAACGCAACACGCGCCTCCTCGGCCAATGCGTCGACGGTTTCGTGCGAACCGTTGACCACGCAACGGATCATCCAGCGGTAGCCGTCGACCCCGATGAACCGGACCGCACCGGCAGCGACGCCGACCACTTCACGGCCCCACGGACCGTCTTGGATCGAGACTTTGACCGAGTCTTTGCGCAGCGAGTCGGCGAGCTCAGCGGCCACCTCACGCCACAGGCCGCCGGTCTTCGGCGCCGCATACGCCGCAATGGTAAAACGCCCGTTGGGCGTGACAACCCATACCGCGTTCGGAACACCGGCCTCGGTGAGCTCGACCTGCACCTGACCCGCCGCCGGCATCGGTATCAAGACCGACCCGAGATCGAGGCGGGCCAGCTCGGCGTCCGCTGGATCGTCGAAATCCTCGATGTCGAAGGGACCGGTCAGCTCTTCGGATGTCTCGGGCTCGATGGCAGCTTCACTTTCCGGCGGCGTGGTCGTCGGCTCGGGT encodes:
- a CDS encoding DUF3710 domain-containing protein, which codes for MAFGRRKPKTARADGAVEPEPTTTPPESEAAIEPETSEELTGPFDIEDFDDPADAELARLDLGSVLIPMPAAGQVQVELTEAGVPNAVWVVTPNGRFTIAAYAAPKTGGLWREVAAELADSLRKDSVKVSIQDGPWGREVVGVAAGAVRFIGVDGYRWMIRCVVNGSHETVDALAEEARVALADTVVRRGNTPLPVRTPLPIQLPEPMAAQLREAAASQQAAAQQPTGPQQAPRRSAGGSAMQQLRSSSSG